One part of the Epinephelus fuscoguttatus linkage group LG12, E.fuscoguttatus.final_Chr_v1 genome encodes these proteins:
- the ube2b gene encoding ubiquitin-conjugating enzyme E2 B — translation MSTPARRRLMRDFKRLQEDPPTGVSGAPSENNIMLWNAVIFGPVGTPFEDGTFKLLIEFSEEYPNKPPTVRFVSRMFHPNVYADGSICLDILQNRWSPTYDVSSILTSIQSLLDEPNPNSPANSQAAQLYQENKREYEKRVTAIVEQSWVDV, via the exons ATGTCGACCCCGGCAAGGAGACGGCTTATGAGAGATTTTAAAAG ACTTCAAGAAGATCCTCCCACCGGTGTGAGTGGAGCACCATCAGAGAACAACATCATGCTTTGGAACGCAGTTATTTTTGG GCCTGTGGGAACACCGTTTGAAGACG gaACATTTAAGCTGCTGATAGAGTTTTCAGAGGAGTACCCAAACAAGCCTCCCACAGTTCGGTTTGTCTCCAGAATGTTTCACCCAAATG TTTACGCAGATGGCAGTATATGTTTAGACATCCTTCAGAACCGCTGGAGCCCCACATACGATGTGTCGTCCATACTCACTTCCATCCAG TCGTTGCTGGATGAGCCAAACCCCAACAGCCCGGCCAACAGTCAGGCGGCACAGCTCTATCAGGAAAACAAGAGGGAGTACGAGAAGAGGGTGACGGCCATCGTGGAGCAGAGCTGGGTGGACGTCTGA
- the cdkn2aipnl gene encoding CDKN2AIP N-terminal-like protein has product MANLDVEDFIQQNRAVADKVETYRGYWESEKHWEARREFILRNMNDFEDPQLDQLLSLSMVWANNVFLGCRYSTELLDKVKEMAEGIEVEDAPVFKTRDEIMKKQQGQ; this is encoded by the exons ATGGCTAACTTGGACGTAGAGGATTTTATTCAACAAAACAGAGCTGTGGCGGACAAAGTGGAAACGTATCGAGGTTACTGGGAGAGTGAGAAACACTGGGAGGCCAGGAGGGAGTTTATCCTGCGGAACATGAACGACTTCGAGGATCCGCAGCTGGACCAgctgctgtctctgtccatgGTGTGGGCTAACAACGTCTTCCTCGGCTGTCG GTATAGCACAGAGCTCCTTGACAAAGTGAAGGAAATGGCTGAAGGCATCGAGGTGGAGGACGCGCCAGTCTTCAAAACAAGAGATGAGATTATGAAAAAGCAACAG GGTCAATGA